The Candidatus Poribacteria bacterium genome includes the window AAGTCGCTGATGCCGGACTCCGTGACAATGGGATCACCGGAGAAATCAGGGGCACCAGGGGAGGGCCAATAGGTTACCTTCTCGATGCAGTTTTCAATGCAGAAGGTGCCACGTGTACCTGCGAGTTCGACACTCCACCAACCCCCGAGACCGAATGTAGCATCACCCCGTTGGCTCAATAGGTAGCCGATACATCCATTCTCAAACCGGAGGTGTATGCTGTTGATGGAGACCATCACATCTCCGGCACCCCGTCTAAAATGCGGACGATCCATAAAGGCTTGAACATGCGTCACATCGCCGCAGAAATGACGCATCACACTGAACGGGTGCGATAGGAAGGCTTTCACATGAAAATAGGGAAATCCATCTGATCGAGGGGCTTTCGAGTGACTATAGCCGAACTCACCGCCAGCGAATCCCATTTTGTGAAGACAGTAAACCATCTCTCCGATGTGTCCATCGTCAATATATTTCTTTGCTTGCTCCGCAGGCGGCGTAAAATAGTGATTCAGATTACAACCGAGATAGAGGTCCTCTTCCGTAGCTTTTGCTACCATCTCTCGTGCCTGTCCGATATCGTTAGAGATCGGTTTCTCAACAAGCACATGTTTTCCGTTATCAAGAGCCTCCATTGTTGGTTCGTAGTGCCAACTCCCGTTCTCGTTTCCACCGGTGCCGACATCGACGATGTCCAAGTCGGGTTCGCCATCAATCATATCAGCTAAGCTGTAGTATGCCTTTACACCGAGACGTTCCGCTGCGTTGTCCGCACGCTCTTTCACAATGTCACACACCGCAACGAGTTCCGCCAAGTCGTCATTCGCGTGGCAATTCGCATGGTTATTGCCAATCCCACTCATGCCGACGACGCCAACTTTTAATGCCATTTGTTATTAATTCCTTCCAAAGATGAAGTTTGATTTCGCCTATAGGGGAGACGTGCAGTTTAAATTTGCGTTTGCTCGTGACATCCTACAGGGACCTTACATCTATTATAAGGCTGTTCACGGTTTTGTCAACAAATATCTTTGAAATACACTTGACAGCAATTCCCTTACGTGCTATTTTCTCATAAGAGAATCAATGCACCTCAATCTCCGTAGGAACACACAATCACGCGAAGGAGGAACACAGATGAGTATCAGTGTCGGGATGGTAGGCTTAGGGATGTTCGGACCGGCGTTTATCGAATCGTATAAGTCGCATCCAGATGTGCATCGTCTCGCGCTCTGCGATTTACGCGAAGATCGGTTGACGAAATGGGCAAAGCAGTTTGAAATTTCTGAAACCTACGCAAGCCTTGACGACATCTGCAAATCGGATTTAGATGCCCTCGTGATTATCACACAGCATTGGATACACGCACCGCAAGCGATTCAAGCGATGGAATCAGGAAAACACGTCTACACCGCTGTCCCTGCCGCGGCATCCTTGGATGAATGTGAGGCTCTTATCAGAACCGTTGAGCGGACCGGAATGATCTACATGAACGGGGAGACGAGTTATTTCCGCCCAGAAACCGCCTTCTGTCGCCAGAAAGCGGCGGAGGGTGCGTTCGGGGAGTTTGTTCATTGCCGCGCCGAGTATTTTCATGACATGAGCCACGGACTCTACGATGTCGCGAAAAATCGGTGGGGCGCGCAGTGGGGGCGCGATAAGATGGGCGGTATCCCGATGTATTATCCTACCCACTCAACCTGTTTCCCGATTTCCGTGATGAAGGCGCACGCGACATCGGTCTCCGCACAAGGGTATATCTATCCAAACGACGATTGGTTTCGGACGGACACCATTCACAAAAATCCCTTCTCCAATGAAGTCGGGCTTTTCACGATGAGTAACGGCGCGACAACGCAAATCTGTGAGTTCCGGAGGGTCGGACATCCCGGATCTGAACGCATCAGTGGTATTTATGGGACAGATGGCAGTTACGAGCAAAGTCTCGCAGGGAGCGTTTGGGCAGACAAACACGGGCGGGAAATCGTTGAGCCTTCAAGATCACACGAAGATCTCCCAGAAGCACTCACCGCGGATCTCGGCGGACATGGGGGTTCACACGCCTATCTTGTACACGAATTCGTGGATTCTGTCAATCGCCAACGCTTACCACGCGTCAACGTCTGGGAGGCGGTTCGGTATTGCGCACCGGGATTTGTCGCACATGAATCTGCACTACGGGACGGAGAATTGCTCCCGGTTCCAGATTGGGGCGACGCACCAGAAACGTAAAACAGAAGATTGTCCTTGATTTTTATTGAAGTTTACGGTATACTATACAATTTAAAGGATTTCTAATGGCTGGATACCATGCAAATCGGCACGCAACCTTCGGCTAAATAGAAAACCATCGGACATTAATCAACGCATACTAAGAATCCGAGGTTAATTAAGGAGTATAGCATGGCTATTGAATACGCGGGTCCCTATGATACATCGGCGATTCCACCAGATGTTGCCCGCGAAATTGAAATTTATGAGATTCAACTTGGTCGGGTCCAAGAGGGCCAAGTTGAAGAAACACTGTTTACCGAATTTAGACTCCGTCACGGGGTTTACGGACAGCGTGATGACCGGTCGCAAATGATCCGTGTCAAAATCCCATTCGGCGGGCTTACAGCGACACAACTCGAAATGCTGGCGGATGTTGCCGAAGAATTTTCGGATAACATCATCCACATCACCACCCGTCAAGATGTACAATACCACTATGTGGACATCAACAATACACCGGAATTAATGCGCCGTCTCGCAAGCGTTGACATTACCACCAAAGAAGCGTGCGGTAATGTCGTGCGAAACGTCACCGCATGCCCTCTCAGCGGTGTGTGCCAAGATGAGACATTTGACATAACACCCTATTCTAAGGCGTTGTCTGCATTTCTTTTAGGGCACCCGGATGCCCAAGATTTTGGTCGTAAGTTCAAAATCGCGTTTTCCGGATGTGAAGAACACGCTTGCGGTTTGGCAAACATGCACGACATCGGTGCGGTTGCCGCCGTTAAAGAGGTGGACGGTGAAGTCAAGCGCGGTTTTAAACTTTATGTCGGTGGCGGACTCGGCGCAGTGCCGCATCAGGCGAAAATATTTGATGATTTCGTTTCCGCAGAAGAACTCTTGCCGATTTCACAATCAATTTGCAGAGTGTTCACCCGTTTAGGTGAACGTAGAAATCGGAATAAGGCGCGTTTAAAGTTTGTCATTGCCAAATACGGCATTGAAGAATTCCGTAGACAGGTACTTGAAGATCGGGCTACGCTACGCCACGATCCGGAATGGACAGCGTATCTGGACAATCTCGACGCTTACAATGAAAGTCCGCTGAAGGCACCGACGCAGCTCAATGGTGCTTCAAAACCTGAAGGGTTTGAAGAGTGGTATCAATCCAATGTGCGGTTACAGAGTCAACCCGGCTACGCTTTTGTGACGATTACGTTACCTCTTGGGGATATTACCGCAGATCAGACGCGTGCTTTGGCAGATATTTCGCGTAAATACGTGAAAGACACCATCCGTGCCACAGTCGAGCAGAACATCGTTCTCCGTTGGGTGACGATGACGGATCTCCCCGCGCTCTATCGCGAACTGAAGGTGATCGGTCTCGGCGACCCGGGGGCAGAATCTATGGTGGATATTACCGCTTGCCCGGGTACTGATTCCTGCAAACTCGGTGTTTCTTCTTCACGGGGTCTGGCAGCGCACCTGCGAAACTATTTCATTGAAACCGGTGTGCAGAATGAAATCAAAGACTTTCGGATTAAGATTAGCGGATGCCCCAACTCATGTGGGCAGCATCATGTCGCGAATATTGGCTTCTTCGGTTCCTCGCGCCGGATGGGTGAGCATATTGCTCCTTACTATCAGGTCCTACTCGGTGGACACATGGTCGAAAACGCCAGTTCTTACGGACTTGCCAATGGAAAAATCCACGGCAAATATATTCCGGCGTTCATTGAAGAGTTGACGGGTAAGTACACCGCGGAACGAAATGAGGAAGAATCCTTCACGGATTACGTTGCACGACTCGGTAAGGCGGAGATCAAGCAGATCTTGTCCAAGTACGATAAGATTCCATCTTATGAGGAAGCACCAGAATTCTATGTGGATACTGGCGACACGAAAGATTACCAACTCAAGACAGGTGTCGGTGAATGTGCAGGAGAAGTCGTCGCGCTCGTCTCTATGAAGTTGGAAGAAGCAGATCGGCTCATCTATGAATCTGGTTTGAACTTGGAAAAGGGTGAATATCAGGATTCCGCGGCGTTGGCTTTTGATGCAATGATCAGAGCCGCAGACGGACTTCAGACAACGGTAGGTTTGCAATATATTGACGACGCGACCACCGTCAACGAATTCCGTACGCATTTCTTTGAACCCGGTAACTTCTTCCCCGGTTACGGTGCGCATATCTTCAAGGCGACAGAGGAAGATGCTTCTACGTTTGACCACGAATTGGCACACCGTCGCGTTGAAGAAGCGACACTCTTCGTTGAAGAATCGCATAACGTCTATGGACGCATGCGCATCAAGCAGGAGGAAGAGGAAGAGAGCCGTCGTAAAAAGCGTCGCTCACGACCGGCGCGGAAACCAAGGGTTGTCAGAAAAGCGAAGCCCGTTGAGGAAATCGTGGATAGCCTCGATCTCAAAGGTGTCGCATGCCCGTTCAACTATGTCCAAGCAAAGATTCGGTTGGAAACGATGGATCTCGGTCAACTTCTCGAAGTCACCATCGACGATGGCGAACCGATTGAGAACGTGCCGAAGAGCCTCACCAACGATGGACATGAGATTGTTGACACCAAGAAGGTCGGAAAGCACTACCGCCTTACCGTCCGGAAGGGTGAGTAAAATCCAAGATTGTGGTTCTTCAGAACCGAATTTCACACAGGCGATTGCCGCTCACGCCCAAAATGGGTGTGAGCAGGCAAACGCCCTAATTTTTTCTAAATTTACGCTGGATAAAACCGAAGGTTTATCAAAAGTTGTCCTATAGAAATGAATTAGTCAATAATGCGTGATGTATATCCACGACAGGTAGAATTCTACCGTGCCTCCGACGGGCAGGAACCCTTCTCCGAATGGTTGGTGTCGATTCAAGATCAAAGTGTACAAGATCGGATTTTGGCACGCCTTGAACGCCTTGAGTCCGGTAATTTTGGCGATTATAGATCTGTTGGTGGTGGTGTTTTTGAATTGCGCTTTCAATTTGGGTCAGGTTACCGTATCTATTTCAGTGAAGTAGGTAACAGGATCATCCTTCTGCTGTGTGCTGGTGATAAATCATCACAGACGCGTGATATTGAGCGGGCAAAAACTTATTGGTTAGAATACAAGGGGGCACACTTATGAGAAAAATGCGAACCTTGCGCGAGTACCTCATCGAACGTCTTGCTGATAGGGAGAAGGCGATTGGCTACCTCCAGGCGATTCTTGACGACTATTACATCTACGGGGGGGCTGCTGTAGTCAAGGATGCTCTTGATACTATTGTTGAAGCACAAGGTGGAATTTCCAAAGTTGCTAAACGGGTTGATATGGACCCGAAACTTCTTTCGAAGTTCCTATCCAACGAGGATACACCTCTAATTGATGCTCTTGGAATTGTTCTGAAGGTACTCGGCTGTCAACTTTCAATTAAGCCTTTAGAATACGGAAGCTCTAATCTTGAAACCGATGCTGGACAAACGGCACATGTAGCGGAAAGCCCTACCTCGTTACAATAAATTGACTTTCCCACCAAATTGCGGTATAATAAAAGCAGCGAATTGTACTGGATCCAGCAGTTACAGATCCAGCAGGAATACTGTGCTGGTAATTCTAAAACGATGGGACTAAAATATCGCGGGTGAAGCCTGCTCTCACAAGAAAAGCCCATTAGGGCGTTATGTTTATAGGAAACTTTTTAGCAGAATGGATCTACAACAAATTAACATTAAGGTTTTTGCAACCGAAGATAGCAAAATCAACTATACGAACTTCATCAAGGTCTTCAATCGTTGGATGGAGGAAGCGGATTCAGAAGATTATTTGAACTACGCTGACTATTCGCACGTTGATGCAGGACCAGGGGTACTGTTGATTTTGAAGCAAGCCAACTACAGTATTGACAACGCTTACCATGAGGACGGTTTCCTCTACAATCGGAAACATGCAGTCGAAGGTGACAATGCTGACAGGATTCGCCAAGCACTCGCAGAGGTGCTTTCCAAATGCGAACAACTTGAGGCAGCCGCAGAGTTAGAAAACGCTGTGCATTTCAATGGTGCAAAGCTTCTGTTTATGATAAACAACCGACATGTCGCACCGAATACATCGGAAACAGCGGCATCCGTTCAGGCAGACCTAACACCTGTCCTGCAACAGATGTATGGCGGTGACGATTTCACGGTGGAACGCACCTCCGAAGATGCCCGCGAACGGTTTGCTTTGCGAATCTCAGCGAACTCGGATAAACCGATTTCAGAACTCCTCTCTAACTTGGGAGTCTAAGATGTTTAACTTCAGCAACGAACAAATTGAACGCTACAGCCGACATATTATTCTCAAAGAGGTCGGTGGAATGGGGCAGACGCGGTTGCTTGAATCGAAAGTGCTACTCATCGGGGCAGGCGGACTCGGCTCCCCTATTGGAATGTACCTCGCAGCGGCAGGGGTCGGCACGCTCGGCATCATTGACGACGATGTTGTCGATCTCAGTAATTTGCAACGTCAAATCTTGCACGGCATCAGCGATATCGGCGTTCCGAAGACGAAATCCGCAGAAGCCACTATCGCAGAGATGAACCCAGATGTCAAGGTCATTCCCCACAACGAACGTATCAATTCGGAAAACGCTTTTGGGATATTAGAGCAGTATGACCTGATTGTAGATGGGTGCGACAACTTTCCGACCCGTTATCTTCTCAACGATGCGTCTGTTATGCTTGGTAAACCGATTGTGCACGGTAGCATTTCCCAGTTTGAAGGACAGGTCACCGTCCTTTATCCGGGTAAAGGACCGTGTTATCGATGTATCTTTTCCGAACCGCCCCCCCCAGGGATGGCACCGAGTTGCCAAGAAGCAGGTGTCTTGGGTGTGTTACCCGGCATTATCGGCACAATTCAAGCCGTTGAAGCACTTAAAGTCCTGCTGGATATCGGTGAACCGCTCATCGGGCACCTTCTGCTTTTCGACGCGTTATCGATGGAGTTCAACAGGCTAAAACTCCGCCAAAATAGTGATTGTCCGATGTGTGGTGAAAATCCCACTATCCATGAATTGATTGATTACGAGGAATTTTGTGAGGTACGTTGGTAATCCGAGGGATTTTGTTGTAGGGCGAGGTCTCTGTGCCTCGCCTATTTTGTATTAAGGAACTTTTACGGATTTTCATCAAAAATTACGGATTGGAAACCCCCTACTTTAGTGGGGGGAGGAAAATCCGCCCTCGTGTGTGAGACCAAGGCGTTTTTTTTGAAAAAAACCCTTGACATTTTTAGTAAAATATGGTTTAATAGATGTATCACACAGGCAGACATAACGAGCGTAATCGCAAGATTACGTGTCTGCCTACCCACTCGTTAGGGGTTAAAAGTGTGATGTGTGACAGACCATGAAACAAACGTTTAAATACCGTGCGTATCCGACGAAAACAGAGGAACGTTGGCTTTTTTCGGAGTTGCGTCACCAAAAGCAGTTGCAGAACTATATGCTCCAAATGCGTTCGCAGATGTGGGAGTATGGTCGCAAATCTGTGTCGATGTATGACCAGATCCACCATCTGAAAGACCTCCGTGCTGCGACGTCGCACTATTCCGATCACTCCCAGGACCTGCAGGTGTCTACGATCAAACGTGTCAACGCTGCGTATGAGCATTTCCAACGCCGGTGTCGCGAAGGTGCGGAGAAAAAGGGGTATCCGCGATATAAGCGTTCTGTCCGTTCGCTGACGTGGAACTTGCGAAAATACAAACTCAAGACGGGTGAACGTGTCCGTCAGAATCCCATCCGTGAAACAGGCAAAAGACACAACATGTTGAAAGTCCCGCAACTCGGTGAAGTCAAGATCCGCCAACACCGTCGGCTCATCGGAGACCCGAAAGAGGTCACGTTGAAAAAGACGGCACGCGGTTGGTATGTCTTTATCGTTTGTGAAGTGCCGGAGACGCTGAAATGTGTTCCAAAGTCTGCTTGTGGTGTAGACGTTGGGACAGACAACTTTCTGACTACTTCTGAGGGTGAAAAAGAGGAGAACCCGCGCTTTTATCGCCAAGCGGAGCAGAAGTTGATACGCTTGCATCGCGACCTTTCGCGTAAGCGATACCGGAGTAAACGCTGGTATAAGGCAAAGGACGCATTGGCGAAGCAGGCAGATATTGTTGCGTGTCAACGCCTTGACTTTCTCGCGAAAACAGCGTATAAACTTTTTCACCACAAAGATTTCGATGCCGTTGTTGCCGAGAAACTCAAACCGAGCAATATGGTCAAGAACAGACACCTTGCGAAGTCGATCTCTGACGCGTCTTGGGGTCTGTTCTTTGAGTGGTGCAGTTGGGTCGCAAAGCGCGATGGTAAGCATTTCCATCAAGTGCCACCCCACCATACGAGTCAAACCTGTTCGCAATGCTGTCAGAAATCGCCTATTAAACTGAAGTTGTCTGAGCGTGTGTTCCATTGTCAGTTCTGTGGGTTGAAACTCGACCGCGACCACAACGCGGCTCTGAACATTTTACACAGGGCGGAAACTTGCGCCCTTCGTGGAGAGGTCTGGGATACCATCCTCTGTGAAACGAGAAACCCGTTATTACAACAGGCTTGTTGGAGTTAGCGGGGGGTACTTGACGGCTATAGGCTATCGCGGATTTCATGTGTTTCAACGCCTCGTGAATCTGAGGAAGTTCCTCAAATCCGTAGGATATACGGAACTGTCGTTTCCCGACCTCGATCATCTCGCCATCTGGATGAACACAATGTTCACCGGGAATGTAAATCACTTTCGGATGTTGAGAACTCGGTGGTCCATCGACCTTTTCCTGTCCAGTTGTTCGCGTCAAAAACTTGAAAAAATCTGAGGTCGTATCTGTTGTGACATTCGCCAGCGTTAAGTAGTAGTAGAATCCAGCACTCCCACCCCGGCACTCCTGAACATTATCCCCCAGTAATTCTGCTATCCACGCTTTGACCTGTTTTGCCTTCTGGTGATACCCGTTATTAACCTTTTGGATTTGTGCTTCTATACCGTGGTCGAGCAAGTAACTCGCAATTTCTTGATTGATTAACGGGGCACTGAAACCGATGTCGCTTGTGCGTTGGATAACACTGTCGAGAAATGGACCTTTCGGACCGATGAGATAACCGATGCGTAACCCAGGGGCGAGGATCTTTGACAATGTGCCAATTTCATAGACAATGCCGAGTGTATCGTAACAGAGTGCAGACGCCAAAGGTTCAACGGTGCTATCATGTGTGAGGTCGCGATAGGCGTTGTCGAAAAAAATGGGAATTTTTCGTCCGACTTCGTATGAAAGTCGAGTAACAATATCAACGAGTTCTCTCTTGCGGTTATTGGATAGGATTGTGCAGGTCGGATTGTTAACCGTTACGACGTAGAAGAAACGGATAGCCTGTTTTTCGTTGCCGAGCGTCCTGAGTTTCATCCGCAAACATTCAGCATTAA containing:
- a CDS encoding Gfo/Idh/MocA family oxidoreductase translates to MALKVGVVGMSGIGNNHANCHANDDLAELVAVCDIVKERADNAAERLGVKAYYSLADMIDGEPDLDIVDVGTGGNENGSWHYEPTMEALDNGKHVLVEKPISNDIGQAREMVAKATEEDLYLGCNLNHYFTPPAEQAKKYIDDGHIGEMVYCLHKMGFAGGEFGYSHSKAPRSDGFPYFHVKAFLSHPFSVMRHFCGDVTHVQAFMDRPHFRRGAGDVMVSINSIHLRFENGCIGYLLSQRGDATFGLGGWWSVELAGTRGTFCIENCIEKVTYWPSPGAPDFSGDPIVTESGISDFGQTFPLRIHAFLEDITNDVPKEQLRASGRDALAALEYTWAAMESYEQGGILVRPQPLPTLNG
- a CDS encoding Gfo/Idh/MocA family oxidoreductase — its product is MSISVGMVGLGMFGPAFIESYKSHPDVHRLALCDLREDRLTKWAKQFEISETYASLDDICKSDLDALVIITQHWIHAPQAIQAMESGKHVYTAVPAAASLDECEALIRTVERTGMIYMNGETSYFRPETAFCRQKAAEGAFGEFVHCRAEYFHDMSHGLYDVAKNRWGAQWGRDKMGGIPMYYPTHSTCFPISVMKAHATSVSAQGYIYPNDDWFRTDTIHKNPFSNEVGLFTMSNGATTQICEFRRVGHPGSERISGIYGTDGSYEQSLAGSVWADKHGREIVEPSRSHEDLPEALTADLGGHGGSHAYLVHEFVDSVNRQRLPRVNVWEAVRYCAPGFVAHESALRDGELLPVPDWGDAPET
- a CDS encoding sulfurtransferase TusA family protein, yielding MAIEYAGPYDTSAIPPDVAREIEIYEIQLGRVQEGQVEETLFTEFRLRHGVYGQRDDRSQMIRVKIPFGGLTATQLEMLADVAEEFSDNIIHITTRQDVQYHYVDINNTPELMRRLASVDITTKEACGNVVRNVTACPLSGVCQDETFDITPYSKALSAFLLGHPDAQDFGRKFKIAFSGCEEHACGLANMHDIGAVAAVKEVDGEVKRGFKLYVGGGLGAVPHQAKIFDDFVSAEELLPISQSICRVFTRLGERRNRNKARLKFVIAKYGIEEFRRQVLEDRATLRHDPEWTAYLDNLDAYNESPLKAPTQLNGASKPEGFEEWYQSNVRLQSQPGYAFVTITLPLGDITADQTRALADISRKYVKDTIRATVEQNIVLRWVTMTDLPALYRELKVIGLGDPGAESMVDITACPGTDSCKLGVSSSRGLAAHLRNYFIETGVQNEIKDFRIKISGCPNSCGQHHVANIGFFGSSRRMGEHIAPYYQVLLGGHMVENASSYGLANGKIHGKYIPAFIEELTGKYTAERNEEESFTDYVARLGKAEIKQILSKYDKIPSYEEAPEFYVDTGDTKDYQLKTGVGECAGEVVALVSMKLEEADRLIYESGLNLEKGEYQDSAALAFDAMIRAADGLQTTVGLQYIDDATTVNEFRTHFFEPGNFFPGYGAHIFKATEEDASTFDHELAHRRVEEATLFVEESHNVYGRMRIKQEEEEESRRKKRRSRPARKPRVVRKAKPVEEIVDSLDLKGVACPFNYVQAKIRLETMDLGQLLEVTIDDGEPIENVPKSLTNDGHEIVDTKKVGKHYRLTVRKGE
- a CDS encoding type II toxin-antitoxin system RelE/ParE family toxin, whose amino-acid sequence is MRDVYPRQVEFYRASDGQEPFSEWLVSIQDQSVQDRILARLERLESGNFGDYRSVGGGVFELRFQFGSGYRIYFSEVGNRIILLLCAGDKSSQTRDIERAKTYWLEYKGAHL
- the moeB gene encoding molybdopterin-synthase adenylyltransferase MoeB; this encodes MFNFSNEQIERYSRHIILKEVGGMGQTRLLESKVLLIGAGGLGSPIGMYLAAAGVGTLGIIDDDVVDLSNLQRQILHGISDIGVPKTKSAEATIAEMNPDVKVIPHNERINSENAFGILEQYDLIVDGCDNFPTRYLLNDASVMLGKPIVHGSISQFEGQVTVLYPGKGPCYRCIFSEPPPPGMAPSCQEAGVLGVLPGIIGTIQAVEALKVLLDIGEPLIGHLLLFDALSMEFNRLKLRQNSDCPMCGENPTIHELIDYEEFCEVRW
- a CDS encoding transposase, with protein sequence MKQTFKYRAYPTKTEERWLFSELRHQKQLQNYMLQMRSQMWEYGRKSVSMYDQIHHLKDLRAATSHYSDHSQDLQVSTIKRVNAAYEHFQRRCREGAEKKGYPRYKRSVRSLTWNLRKYKLKTGERVRQNPIRETGKRHNMLKVPQLGEVKIRQHRRLIGDPKEVTLKKTARGWYVFIVCEVPETLKCVPKSACGVDVGTDNFLTTSEGEKEENPRFYRQAEQKLIRLHRDLSRKRYRSKRWYKAKDALAKQADIVACQRLDFLAKTAYKLFHHKDFDAVVAEKLKPSNMVKNRHLAKSISDASWGLFFEWCSWVAKRDGKHFHQVPPHHTSQTCSQCCQKSPIKLKLSERVFHCQFCGLKLDRDHNAALNILHRAETCALRGEVWDTILCETRNPLLQQACWS